The Drosophila mauritiana strain mau12 chromosome 2R, ASM438214v1, whole genome shotgun sequence genome has a segment encoding these proteins:
- the LOC117137736 gene encoding monocarboxylate transporter 12 → MDVQSSRVVPDGGYGWIVVAAVALINMTNQSILSVFGQLFVGELQKMQEDTFTAALITNLNSLALNFSGLFIGPAIKSFKPRNVAATGCILVALGLALCAFATESWHFILGYSFFVGFGLGLISPSTFMAINSYFTTKRGRAVGVSLAGAGLGQVLIPHLVRYLLDNHGFRYAVLSMSTLSLFGLFGAAFLKPLNQPAKHNNRKHIRLLTEADGEKTSPLQVVVVPTNQSKIERSPQNVDTLCSRMGQRLVQAMDLELLKDLVFWSIIVGMALVYTATINFTMIFPGFLGQTAQLNSQMVAFCMSLVAGADIVCRLLLPIVTDHLRIPYRVVFLFGIVGLFVARCVLAENQALPVIITMSVLTGMMKSATVINNNLTISAHCRSEKLAGGLGLSMMSKGVIVITVGQLLGWVRDYADSYLICLYAQGAILLVVVLVWTPEILYRHRRQRCATNKSMETQSIDAAEVAKLNS, encoded by the exons ATGGATGTGCAATCGAGTCGCGTTGTCCCCGATGGTGGCTACGGATGGATTGTGGTGGCCGCCGTGGCCTTGATTAAT ATGACCAACCAATCCATTTTGTCAGTGTTCGGCCAGCTCTTTGTGGGTGAGCTGCAGAAAATGCAAGAGGACACTTTTACGGCGGCCCTGATCACGAATCTAAACAGCCTAGCTCTCAATTTCTCTGGCCTCTTCATTGGTCCCGCGATCAAGAGCTTTAAGCCCCGAAATGTAGCCGCTACAGGCTGCATCCTAGTCGCCCTGGGCCTGGCTCTGTGCGCCTTTGCCACTGAAAGCTGGCACTTCATTCTGGGCTACAGTTTCTTCGTGGGTTTTGGACTGGGCCTCATCTCGCCCTCCACATTCATGGCCATTAACTCGTACTTCACCACTAAACGAGGACGGGCTGTGGGTGTCTCATTGGCAGGTGCTGGCCTTGGCCAGGTGCTTATCCCTCACCTAGTGCGGTACCTCTTGGATAACCACGGCTTTCGCTACGCAGTCCTATCCATGTCTACCCTATCACTATTTGGG CTTTTTGGTGCTGCCTTCCTGAAACCGCTAAACCAACCTGCCAAGCACAACAACCGCAAACACATTCGACTCCTGACCGAGGCCGATGGCGAGAAGACTAGTCCCCTGCAAGTAGTGGTTGTTCCTACTAACCAAAGCAAGATCGAGCGTAGCCCGCAAAATGTGGATACTCTGTGCAGCCGAATGGGACAGCGGCTGGTACAGGCAATGGATCTGGAGCTGCTCAAAGATTTAGTGTTCTGGAGCATCATTGTGGGCATGGCTCTAGTTTATACGGCCACCATAAACTTCACGATGATTTTTCCTGGTTTTCTTGGACAAACAGCACAGCTTAACAGCCAAATGGTGGCCTTCTGCATGTCCCTTGTCGCTGGCGCCGACATTGTGTGCCGTTTGCTGCTGCCCATCGTCACAGATCACCTTAGAATCCCCTATCGTGTTGTGTTCCTGTTCGGCATTGTTGGACTCTTTGTCGCCCGTTGTGTGCTTGCCGAGAATCAAGCGCTGCCCGTCATCATCACCATGTCTGTGTTGACAGGCATGATGAAATCAGCCACTGTAATCAACAACAATCTCACCATATCCGCGCATTGCCGCTCGGAAAAACTGGCCGGCGGCCTGGGACTGAGCATGATGTCCAAGGGCGTTATTGTAATCACAGTGGGTCAGCTGCTGGGATGGGTGCGGGACTACGCCGACTCCTACCTAATATGCCTGTATGCTCAAGGAGCTATTCTGCTCGTGGTGGTTCTTGTTTGGACACCGGAGATATTGTACCGCCACCGCAGGCAGCGATGTGCCACCAACAAGTCCATGGAGACGCAGTCTATAGACGCAGCTGAAGTGGCCAAACTCAACTCCTAA
- the LOC117137735 gene encoding transcription factor grauzone, whose amino-acid sequence MPCFLCTQSVDDAVGNIEFASEEADSLGLRCIIEKHFWLQIPASGAGYVCGPCWEQLLLFHNFYLNVEQAHKALEQTVLKETSPPEVVASALEEHIVKSEHDESVAASVKRRRGRPRKVAQQDAREELKTVLEQINLNEIKIEFPEADLTIADVLEDQEEQDFLPDDCISKEGAEEPGDLEKKPQTLKRKVSERSRGRRRVQFAERPNTSCLPKIQKSQEFNEYIREHYKVQCHICNLPMEGFSEMLAHVRREHKQRGYAMCCNRKFFKRGVLVDHLRRHQDPETFKCSICERVMGHRRSLELHMRMHEIKTRGRLYHCEQCSKSFYSAVVYERHKLTHIPREQWQVKCTHCEKTYPSQYTMQQHVKLVHLNLYAKICDVCGKSIRGREALARHMEEHTGGPQAAIKCHLCDSMLTTKYGLARHIKMMHTAENLQPMQCEFCLKISPSLQAHQHHIKYTHNTARSHQCPMCEKAFKRPNELKEHMTTHTGEVLYTCPHCPQTFNSNANMHAHRKKVHRKEWEENRHKRLNRPRKSDTIIAVSVRKTTETRQDGGGMVTAEAIVTTSSPRAEC is encoded by the exons ATGCCTTGTTTCCTGTGCACTCAGAGTGTGGATGACGCGGTGGGCAATATAGAGTTTGCCTCGGAGGAAGCCGATTCACTGGGCCTGCGGTGCATCATCGAGAAACACTTCTGGCTCCag ATCCCTGCCTCAGGAGCCGGCTATGTGTGCGGCCCCTGCTGGGAAcagcttctgctctttcacAACTTTTACCTCAATGTGGAACAAGCCCACAAAGCGCTGGAGCAAACTGTTTTGAAGGAGACATCTCCGCCAGAAGTGGTTGCTTCCGCTCTAGAAGAGCACATCGTGAAAAGCGAGCACGACGAGAGCGTAGCCGCTTCCGTCAAACGACGTCGTGGACGTCCTCGAAAAGTCGCTCAACAGGATGCACGCGAAGAGTTGAAGACCGTGCTGGAGCAAATCAATttaaacgaaataaaaatcgAGTTCCCCGAAGCTGACTTGACAATTGCCGATGTGCTTGAGGATCAGGAGGAGCAGGATTTCCTACCCGACGACTGCATCAGCAAGGAGGGAGCAGAGGAGCCAGGGGATTTGGAGAAAAAACCGCAGACGCTTAAGCGAAAGGTTAGCGAACGTTCAAGAGGTCGTAGACGTGTGCAATTTGCAGAACGGCCCAATACAAGCTGTCTGCCTAAAATACAGAAATCACAAGAGTTCAATGAATATATTCGCGAGCACTATAAAGTTCAGTGCCACATCTGTAACTTGCCAATGGAGGGCTTCTCCGAGATGCTGGCCCATGTAAGACGGGAGCACAAGCAGCGCGGCTATGCAATGTGTTGCAACCGAAAGTTCTTTAAGCGGGGCGTTCTGGTGGACCACTTGCGCCGCCACCAGGACCCTGAAACCTTTAAGTGCTCCATCTGCGAACGCGTGATGGGCCACCGTCGAAGTCTTGAGTTGCACATGCGCATGCATGAGATTAAGACGCGCGGACGACTATACCACTGCGAACAGTGCTCCAAGAGCTTCTACAGCGCCGTCGTCTATGAGCGCCACAAGCTGACTCACATTCCCCGAGAGCAGTGGCAGGTCAAGTGCACGCACTGCGAGAAAAC TTATCCCAGTCAGTATACGATGCAGCAACATGTTAAGCTGgtccatttgaatttatatGCCAAGATCTGTGATGTGTGTGGAAAATCGATCAGAGGACGCGAAGCCTTGGCCAGGCACATGGAGGAGCACACGGGAGGGCCGCAGGCAGCAATCAAATGCCACTTGTGCGACTCAATGCTAACCACCAAATATGGACTGGCCCGCCACATAAAAATGATGCATACCGCTGAGAACCTGCAGCCGATGCAGTGCGAATTTTGTCTGAAGATTTCCCCCAGTCTACAGGCACACCAGCACCATATCAAGTACACCCACAATACGGCGCGTAGTCATCAGTGTCCGATGTGCGAAAAGGCCTTCAAGAGACCAAACGAACTAAAG GAACACATGACAACCCATACCGGCGAGGTTTTGTACACATGCCCACATTGCCCGCAGACCTTTAACTCAAATGCCAACATGCATGCGCACCGCAAGAAGGTGCACCGCAAGGAGTGGGAGGAGAACCGACACAAGCGACTGAATCGTCCTCGCAAATCAGACACCATAATCGCCGTCAGTGTACGCAAGACCACAGAGACCAGGCAGGATGGAGGAGGGATGGTAACTGCAGAAGCGATAGTAACTACCAGCAGCCCTCGAGCAGAATGCTAG
- the LOC117137734 gene encoding putative ferric-chelate reductase 1 homolog isoform X1 has translation MMQPLTMRSWLATLVTALLAVAIWPDPGQSLPQGAPETVCDTMLPFHSGGSVLPQNSVSPFSVETSSSTLGQGQTLRVDLTGVPAGLSFGGYMIQARNRNPPHQIIGQFGPARDGTIKLMNCENSVNNSATHSNAGNKQQVILEWQSPVDFLGEVVFNATIAQSYNEFWVGVPSQPVQIVRRDLSAAPPLPTLSPSAPAGTTRAPYVPPSYVAPNNVVAVSTDPIYNGCGQSKNCFGFPDGCVATKSCTSITVVTVRGDVFEFEIQSGKGTNAAYVAVGLSDDAKMGDDLTTECVPENGRVNLYSSLTSASPYSAVRSNVNQNSARLLDASIVDGVIYCRVQRDAVTNVQGRTFDLRNGKYHLLVASGSSLKENSVGYHDIGRLPSAQPINLAEVQDLSGSSKLLIQLHGAFMIAAWIGTTSLGIIFARYFKQTWVGSQSCGKDQWFAWHRLLMVTTWSLTVAAYVLIWVELKRAVWHAHSIIGLITVILCFIQPIGALFRPGPNDKKRPYFNWGHWLGGNLAHILGIVTIFFSVKLPKAELPEWMDWILVSFVVVHVLVHLIFSIGLCLNHWQIGGMASERHLSQRANTFQMGDMSHHQQHAMRNGMSMERKMDAPYAGMRKGLLGVYGVVLFLFVAVLILLVVLAPIEQFLGKS, from the exons ATGATGCAGCCGCTGACGATGCGGAGTTGGCTGGCGACGCTGGTGACGGCGCTGCTGGCGGTGGCTATCTGGCCGGATCCGGGCCAGAGTTTGCCGCAAGGTGCTCCGGAAACCGTGTGCGACACCATGCTGCCGTTCCACTCCGGCGGCAGTGTGCTGCCCCAGAACAGTGTGTCGCCCTTCAGCGTGGAGACCTCCTCCTCGACACTTGGCCAGGGTCAGACGCTTCGCGTGGATCTGACGGGTGTGCCGGCGGGCCTGAGCTTCGGTGGCTACATGATCCAGGCGCGCAATCGGAATCCACCGCATCAGATCATCGGACAATTTGGACCCGCCCGCGATGGCACCATTAAGCTAATGAACTGCGAGAACTCCGTGAATAATTCAGCGACGCATAGCAATGCCGGGAACAAGCAGCAGGTTATCCTGGAGTGGCAATCGCCAGTGGACTTCCTCGGCGAGGTGGTCTTCAA TGCCACCATTGCCCAGAGCTACAATGAATTCTGGGTGGGCGTGCCCTCTCAGCCCGTTCAGATAGTCCGTCGCGATCTGTCCGCTGCTCCACCACTGCCCACACTGAGTCCATCTGCCCCTGCGGGCACCACCCGTGCTCCCTATGTGCCGCCCAGCTATGTGGCGCCAAACAACGTGGTTGCCGTTTCCACGGATCCCATCTATAATGGCTGTGGACAGAGCAAGAACTGCTTTGGATTCCCCGACGGTTGTGTGGCGACGAAGAGCTGTACATCCATCACTGTGGTCACGGTGCGGGGAGATGTCTTCGAGTTTGAGATTCAGTCCGGCAAAG GAACCAATGCTGCTTACGTGGCAGTTGGTCTTTCCGATGACGCCAAGATGGGTGACGACTTGACTACTGAGTGTGTACCAGAGAATGGCCGGGTTAACCTCTATTCCTCCTTGACTTCGGCCTCTCCTTACTCGGCAGTGAGATCCAATGTG AACCAGAACTCCGCCCGTCTGCTGGACGCCTCCATTGTGGACGGAGTGATCTACTGCCGTGTGCAAAGGGATGCAGTGACCAATGTCCAGGGACGCACCTTTGATCTTCGCAATGGCAAGTACCACCTGCTGGTGGCATCCGGCAGCAGCCTTAAGGAGAACAGCGTGGGCTACCACGACATTGGACGGCTGCCCTCGGCACAACCGATCAATCTGGCGGAGGTGCAAGACTTGAGCGGATCTAGCAAGCTGCTCATCCAGCTCCATGGTGCCTTCATGATTGCCGCATGGATTGGAACCACCTCGCTGGGCATCATCTTTGCGCGCTACTTCAAGCAGACGTGGGTGGGCAGCCAGAGCTGTGGCAAGGATCAATGGTTCGCCTGGCATCGCCTTCTCATGGTCACCACCTGGTCGCTCACCGTGGCCGCTTACGTGCTCATCTGGGTGGAGCTGAAGCGGGCTGTGTGGCATGCTCATTCGATAATCGGTCTGATCACGGTGATATTGTGCTTCATTCAACCCATTGGAGCTCTCTTCCGACCGGGTCCCAATGACAAGAAGCGGCCATACTTCAACTGGGGTCATTGGCTGGGCGGTAACCTGGCCCATATTCTGGGAA TTGTTACCATCTTCTTTTCTGTAAAACTACCAAAGGCCGAGCTGCCCGAGTGGATGGACTGGATCCTGGTCAGCTTCGTGGTGGTGCATGTGCTCGTCCACCTGATATTCTCC ATCGGCTTGTGTTTGAATCATTGGCAGATTGGCGGCATGGCCTCGGAGCGTCATCTCAGCCAGCGGGCGAACACCTTCCAAATGGGCGACATGTCCCATCATCAGCAGCACGCCATGCGGAATGGCATGAGCATGGAGCGGAAGATGGATGCGCCG TATGCGGGCATGCGCAAGGGATTGCTTGGAGTTTACGGCGTGGTGCTGTTTCTCTTCGTGGCGGTCCTGAtcctgctggtggtgctggcgCCCATCGAACAATTCCTGGGAAAGTCCTAG
- the LOC117137741 gene encoding proteasome subunit beta type-6 produces MQPDFDFTDTPVSTGTTIMAVEFDGGVVIGADSRTSSGAYVANRVTDKLTRITDKVYCCRSGSAADTQAIADIVAYSLNYHENQTNKDALVFEAASEFRNYCYSYRESLLAGIIVAGWDEQRGGQVYSIPLGGMLTREACTIGGSGSSFIYGFVREHYRPNMALEDCVTFVKKAVQHAIYHDGSSGGVVRIGIITKDGIERRIFYNTESGASAVSSTPSFISSE; encoded by the exons ATGCAACCCGACTTTGATTTCACCGACACACCGGTCAGCACTGGT ACCACCATTATGGCCGTGGAGTTCGATGGCGGAGTGGTCATTGGAGCCGATTCGCGCACCAGCTCGGGTGCCTATGTGGCCAACCGGGTCACCGACAAGCTGACCCGCATCACGGACAAAGTGTACTGCTGCCGCAGTGGATCGGCCGCCGACACCCAGGCCATTGCCGACATTGTGGCCTACTCGCTGAACTATCACGAGAACCAGACCAACAAGGATGCTCTGGTGTTCGAGGCCGCCTCAGAGTTCCGTAACTACTGCTACAGCTACCGCGAGTCCCTGCTCGCCGGCATCATTGTGGCTGGTTGGGATGAGCAGCGCGGCGGCCAGGTGTACAGCATCCCGTTGGGCGGCATGCTGACCCGCGAGGCCTGCACCATCGGCGGTTCGGGATCCAGTTTTATCTACGGATTTGTTAGGGAGCACTACCGCCCCAATATGGCGCTGGAGGATTGCGTTACATTCGTCAAGAAGG CTGTCCAGCACGCTATTTACCACGACGGCAGCTCTGGTGGTGTGGTGCGCATTGGCATCATCACCAAGGATGGCATCGAGCGCCGCATCTTCTACAACACGGAATCGGGCGCATCGGCTGTTTCCAGCACTCCCAGCTTCATTTCCTCAGAATAA
- the LOC117137737 gene encoding exosome complex exonuclease RRP42: MAYVALSEAEKTYILHGVEDDFRCDGRSRRDYRPMDLETGLVSNASGSARLRLANTDILVGVKTEIDVPNPLTPEFGKLEFFVDCSANATPEFEGRGGSDLAQELILSLKNAYESPLAFNYRTLCLIPGQQCWKLYIDILILECGGNLHDAVSLAAKAALFNTKLPRVTATMLDAGITDLIISDNPYDCTRIGIETVPLLVTVCKIGDYVLVDPSAEEEVCSTVSMVVSVSMRNGQAFLSGTHLTGGGAMHRDTMRNCLELGLAIGEHLDRLLTKMLNLEQERVGLKRPQIVGFLK; this comes from the exons aTGGCATACGTTGCACTGAGCGAAGCTGAAAAAACATATATTCTACACGGCGTGGAG GATGACTTTCGTTGCGATGGACGTTCTCGACGGGATTACCGACCCATGGACCTGGAAACCGGACTGGTTAGCAATGCCAGTGGATCCGCCCGCCTTCGGCTGGCGAACACAGACATACTGGTGGGCGTGAAAACCGAGATTGATGTACCCAACCCGCTGACGCCCGAGTTTGGTAAACTGGAGTTCTTTGTGGATTG CTCTGCTAATGCCACCCCGGAGTTTGAGGGACGCGGGGGTTCGGATCTGGCCCAAGAACTTATTCTCTCCCTAAAGAACGCCTACGAATCGCCATTGGCCTTCAACTACCGCACGTTGTGCCTCATTCCGGGTCAGCAGTGCTGGAAGCTGTACATAGACATCTTG ATTCTGGAGTGTGGCGGCAATCTGCACGACGCAGTGTCGCTGGCCGCCAAAGCGGCTCTGTTCAATACAAAGTTGCCCCGGGTGACGGCCACCATGTTGGATGCCGGCATCACAGACCTCATCATATCGGACAATCCTTATGACTGCACACGCATCGGCATTGAGACGGTTCCGCTGTTGGTCACAGTTTGCAAGATCGGTGACTATGTCCTAGTGGATCCttcggcggaggaggaggtcTGCAGCACAGTGAGCATGGTTGTGTCAGTTTCCATGCGGAATGGACAGGCATTCCTCTCCGGTACACACTTGACCGGCGGCGGGGCCATGCACCGGGACACCATGCGCAACTGCCTGGAGCTGGGCCTGGCCATTGGTGAGCACCTGGACCGGCTGCTCACTAAAATGCTAAATCTGGAGCAGGAGCGCGTCGGACTCAAGCGGCCGCAAATAGTAGGATTTCTTAAATAA
- the LOC117137734 gene encoding putative ferric-chelate reductase 1 homolog isoform X2, protein MMQPLTMRSWLATLVTALLAVAIWPDPGQSLPQGAPETVCDTMLPFHSGGSVLPQNSVSPFSVETSSSTLGQGQTLRVDLTGVPAGLSFGGYMIQARNRNPPHQIIGQFGPARDGTIKLMNCENSVNNSATHSNAGNKQQVILEWQSPVDFLGEVVFNATIAQSYNEFWVGVPSQPVQIVRRDLSAAPPLPTLSPSAPAGTTRAPYVPPSYVAPNNVVAVSTDPIYNGCGQSKNCFGFPDGCVATKSCTSITVVTVRGDVFEFEIQSGKGTNAAYVAVGLSDDAKMGDDLTTECVPENGRVNLYSSLTSASPYSAVRSNVNQNSARLLDASIVDGVIYCRVQRDAVTNVQGRTFDLRNGKYHLLVASGSSLKENSVGYHDIGRLPSAQPINLAEVQDLSGSSKLLIQLHGAFMIAAWIGTTSLGIIFARYFKQTWVGSQSCGKDQWFAWHRLLMVTTWSLTVAAYVLIWVELKRAVWHAHSIIGLITVILCFIQPIGALFRPGPNDKKRPYFNWGHWLGGNLAHILGIVTIFFSVKLPKAELPEWMDWILVSFVVVHVLVHLIFSIGGMASERHLSQRANTFQMGDMSHHQQHAMRNGMSMERKMDAPYAGMRKGLLGVYGVVLFLFVAVLILLVVLAPIEQFLGKS, encoded by the exons ATGATGCAGCCGCTGACGATGCGGAGTTGGCTGGCGACGCTGGTGACGGCGCTGCTGGCGGTGGCTATCTGGCCGGATCCGGGCCAGAGTTTGCCGCAAGGTGCTCCGGAAACCGTGTGCGACACCATGCTGCCGTTCCACTCCGGCGGCAGTGTGCTGCCCCAGAACAGTGTGTCGCCCTTCAGCGTGGAGACCTCCTCCTCGACACTTGGCCAGGGTCAGACGCTTCGCGTGGATCTGACGGGTGTGCCGGCGGGCCTGAGCTTCGGTGGCTACATGATCCAGGCGCGCAATCGGAATCCACCGCATCAGATCATCGGACAATTTGGACCCGCCCGCGATGGCACCATTAAGCTAATGAACTGCGAGAACTCCGTGAATAATTCAGCGACGCATAGCAATGCCGGGAACAAGCAGCAGGTTATCCTGGAGTGGCAATCGCCAGTGGACTTCCTCGGCGAGGTGGTCTTCAA TGCCACCATTGCCCAGAGCTACAATGAATTCTGGGTGGGCGTGCCCTCTCAGCCCGTTCAGATAGTCCGTCGCGATCTGTCCGCTGCTCCACCACTGCCCACACTGAGTCCATCTGCCCCTGCGGGCACCACCCGTGCTCCCTATGTGCCGCCCAGCTATGTGGCGCCAAACAACGTGGTTGCCGTTTCCACGGATCCCATCTATAATGGCTGTGGACAGAGCAAGAACTGCTTTGGATTCCCCGACGGTTGTGTGGCGACGAAGAGCTGTACATCCATCACTGTGGTCACGGTGCGGGGAGATGTCTTCGAGTTTGAGATTCAGTCCGGCAAAG GAACCAATGCTGCTTACGTGGCAGTTGGTCTTTCCGATGACGCCAAGATGGGTGACGACTTGACTACTGAGTGTGTACCAGAGAATGGCCGGGTTAACCTCTATTCCTCCTTGACTTCGGCCTCTCCTTACTCGGCAGTGAGATCCAATGTG AACCAGAACTCCGCCCGTCTGCTGGACGCCTCCATTGTGGACGGAGTGATCTACTGCCGTGTGCAAAGGGATGCAGTGACCAATGTCCAGGGACGCACCTTTGATCTTCGCAATGGCAAGTACCACCTGCTGGTGGCATCCGGCAGCAGCCTTAAGGAGAACAGCGTGGGCTACCACGACATTGGACGGCTGCCCTCGGCACAACCGATCAATCTGGCGGAGGTGCAAGACTTGAGCGGATCTAGCAAGCTGCTCATCCAGCTCCATGGTGCCTTCATGATTGCCGCATGGATTGGAACCACCTCGCTGGGCATCATCTTTGCGCGCTACTTCAAGCAGACGTGGGTGGGCAGCCAGAGCTGTGGCAAGGATCAATGGTTCGCCTGGCATCGCCTTCTCATGGTCACCACCTGGTCGCTCACCGTGGCCGCTTACGTGCTCATCTGGGTGGAGCTGAAGCGGGCTGTGTGGCATGCTCATTCGATAATCGGTCTGATCACGGTGATATTGTGCTTCATTCAACCCATTGGAGCTCTCTTCCGACCGGGTCCCAATGACAAGAAGCGGCCATACTTCAACTGGGGTCATTGGCTGGGCGGTAACCTGGCCCATATTCTGGGAA TTGTTACCATCTTCTTTTCTGTAAAACTACCAAAGGCCGAGCTGCCCGAGTGGATGGACTGGATCCTGGTCAGCTTCGTGGTGGTGCATGTGCTCGTCCACCTGATATTCTCC ATTGGCGGCATGGCCTCGGAGCGTCATCTCAGCCAGCGGGCGAACACCTTCCAAATGGGCGACATGTCCCATCATCAGCAGCACGCCATGCGGAATGGCATGAGCATGGAGCGGAAGATGGATGCGCCG TATGCGGGCATGCGCAAGGGATTGCTTGGAGTTTACGGCGTGGTGCTGTTTCTCTTCGTGGCGGTCCTGAtcctgctggtggtgctggcgCCCATCGAACAATTCCTGGGAAAGTCCTAG
- the LOC117137739 gene encoding ER membrane protein complex subunit 7 homolog, translating into MCLKLFVFTALLAIVSCEVIIGQDELVDEVSGLYTIEGRVSPPDSIFPPTQGGGRSAPVNKNAPKWHTEITLSINDGEFKGFVREDGQFMISGVPSGSYILDVHHPDVFYEPVRVEINPKGKFRARKVNFVQPAQIMQVAYPLRVKPLVPFKYFQTREQWKITDFLFSPMVLMMVLPLLLMLVLPKMINDPETKKEIDNLQFPKMGNDMPEISEMLTSLLTGKQPEPKEKKPAPAVRQAKKRKDQ; encoded by the exons ATGTGCTTaaagttatttgtttttacGGCCCTTCTGGCCATTGTCAGCTGTGAGGTTATCATTGGCCAGGACGAACTGGTGGACGAGGTGTCTGGCCTGTACACCATCGAAGGACGCGTCTCCCCGCCAGATTCCATTTTTCCACCCACTCAAGGAGGCGGACGAAGTGCTCCGGTGAACAAGAATGCGCCGAAGTGGCACACGGAGATCACGCTGTCCATCAACGACGGCGAATTTAAGGGATTCGTCCGCGAGGATGGGCAGTTCATGATCAGCGGAGTGCCATCCGGCAGCTATATCCTGGATGTCCACCACCCGGATGTGTTCTATGAGCCG GTGCGCGTCGAGATCAATCCCAAGGGAAAGTTCCGCGCCCGCAAAGTGAACTTTGTGCAGCCCGCCCAAATTATGCAGGTGGCATATCCACTGCGCGTGAAGCCACTGGTGCCCTTTAAATACTTCCAGACCAGAGAGCAGTGGAAG ATCACCGACTTCCTGTTCAGCCCCATGGTCCTGATGATGGTGCTGCCTCTGCTCCTTATGCTGGTGCTGCCCAAGATGATCAACGATCCCGAGACAAAGAAGGAGATCGACAATCTGCAGTTCCCCAAG ATGGGCAACGATATGCCCGAGATCAGCGAAATGCTGACTTCGCTGCTAACGGGCAAGCAGCCCGAGCCCAAGGAGAAGAAGCCTGCTCCGGCCGTCAGGCAGGCGAAGAAGCGCAAGGACCAGTAG